A portion of the Natronococcus sp. AD-5 genome contains these proteins:
- the fdhF gene encoding formate dehydrogenase subunit alpha: protein MSSHKDPHPHVPNVDDPQPETPLTEDFNKGTANDPNVDVTTTTTEITVDGEQLTMRPGSTVLDALEGTGATEDVPALCHYERGDEGDSGDHGRYEIGPRSECRTCMVETDRYGLVPACSFPAEDGLIVDTDTADAMEARDVNLDLLLSNHNLRCTTCSKNGWCELQDASIQQGVEHPRYGVFDDRDEYEPIDSTSSFIQIDRNKCILCNRCVEACSDVQVAGVLRMEGNGPDTRIGFQSEAETMADSNCISCGHCATVCPTGSIVEKGLTDMTTLPLPGFDQETSVGKVIRGERAETSETSSSPNRAVAGRSPTEIDVARKSGVAKMMARAKRQAGKTRKLASEKARETADMVLEESEHTAEFFAANTLPEGMLFDIGHAVGDQRLKRVNKAETTCGYCAVGCRFDLYGKGGEILGTRPAEPDATPANGYSTCVKGKFGYDFANSDERLETPLIKEDGEFREASWDEALSRVVDELTDTRETHGRDSIAVFSSSKATNEENFLMQKFARQVLGTKNIDNCTRLCHSSTVAALKQTMGYGAMSNRIEDVGNADCYLITGSNTTESHPVLATKIKQNVRDGADLFVFEPRRIELAEHADQFTRTAGGHDIAWINGMIRHIVENDLHDEEFIEGRTRGFEDVKEKVQAFTPDKVEELTNVSPEELENAAETIAEADTCVFGWAMGISQHTYGTQTVLALADLALVTGHVGKPNAGVSPFRGQNNVQGGGGDMGAIPDNLPGYQDVTDDDVLDRFEEVWGVRPPDEPGLRVTEVFDEIDEGNVHGMYIIGENPAISEPDVTNARESLQELDFLVVQDIFVTETAEYADVILPAATFTEKYGTVTNTERRVQLVRPAVEPPGEARADWKILQDLARRMGFDWQYDSPTDIMDEVNELTPIYGGITHERLEEKGDGLQWPCPDEDHPGTPYLYEDEFNFEDGKARFVPADLGDPTELPGDEFPIALTSGRVLYHWHTGQLTRRSEGLMGHVGESYAEIHPQTAGQIGVADGEYVEVESKRGSIVVRAKVTERTAPGKVFIPMHFAEGAVNELTQEKLDPISRIPDYKLASVRVSPMGPDPDTEPIGAPGESRPRTPSDDD from the coding sequence ATGAGTAGCCACAAAGATCCGCATCCGCACGTACCGAACGTCGACGACCCGCAGCCGGAGACGCCGCTGACGGAAGACTTCAACAAGGGGACCGCGAACGATCCGAACGTCGACGTCACGACCACGACGACCGAGATCACCGTCGACGGCGAACAATTGACCATGCGCCCGGGCTCGACCGTTCTCGACGCGCTCGAGGGGACCGGCGCCACCGAGGACGTCCCCGCGCTCTGTCACTACGAGCGCGGCGACGAGGGCGACTCGGGCGACCACGGGCGGTACGAGATCGGGCCGCGAAGCGAGTGCCGGACGTGCATGGTCGAGACGGACCGGTACGGACTGGTTCCGGCGTGTAGCTTCCCGGCCGAGGACGGCCTGATCGTCGACACCGACACGGCCGACGCGATGGAGGCCCGCGACGTCAACTTGGACCTGCTCCTGTCGAATCACAACCTCCGGTGTACCACGTGCTCGAAGAACGGCTGGTGCGAACTCCAGGACGCGTCGATCCAGCAGGGCGTCGAACATCCGCGCTACGGCGTCTTCGACGACCGCGACGAGTACGAACCGATCGACTCGACGTCGTCGTTCATCCAGATCGACCGGAACAAGTGCATCCTCTGTAACCGGTGCGTCGAAGCCTGCAGCGACGTCCAGGTCGCGGGCGTCCTCCGCATGGAGGGCAACGGCCCCGACACCCGCATCGGCTTCCAGAGCGAGGCCGAGACGATGGCCGACTCGAACTGCATCTCCTGTGGCCACTGCGCGACTGTCTGTCCGACGGGTTCGATCGTCGAGAAGGGCCTCACCGATATGACGACGCTCCCGCTGCCCGGCTTCGACCAGGAGACCTCGGTCGGCAAGGTGATCCGCGGCGAGCGAGCCGAAACGAGCGAGACGAGTTCGTCGCCGAACCGCGCGGTCGCGGGGCGGTCTCCCACGGAGATCGACGTCGCGCGCAAGTCCGGCGTCGCGAAGATGATGGCCCGGGCGAAACGGCAGGCCGGGAAGACGCGAAAACTGGCCAGCGAGAAGGCCCGCGAAACGGCGGACATGGTGCTCGAGGAATCCGAACACACGGCCGAATTCTTCGCGGCGAACACCCTCCCCGAGGGGATGTTATTCGACATCGGCCACGCGGTGGGCGACCAGCGACTCAAGCGGGTGAACAAGGCCGAGACCACCTGCGGCTACTGTGCGGTCGGGTGTCGGTTCGACCTGTACGGCAAAGGCGGCGAAATCCTCGGGACGCGACCGGCCGAGCCCGACGCCACGCCCGCGAACGGCTACTCGACCTGCGTCAAGGGCAAGTTCGGCTACGACTTCGCCAACAGCGACGAGCGCCTCGAAACGCCGCTCATCAAAGAGGACGGCGAGTTTCGCGAGGCGTCGTGGGACGAGGCGCTCTCTCGAGTCGTCGACGAGTTGACCGACACGCGCGAGACCCACGGGCGGGACTCGATCGCGGTCTTCTCCTCGTCGAAGGCGACCAACGAGGAGAACTTCCTGATGCAGAAGTTCGCCCGGCAGGTGCTCGGCACGAAGAACATCGACAACTGCACGCGGCTCTGTCACTCCTCGACGGTGGCGGCGCTGAAACAGACGATGGGCTACGGGGCCATGTCGAATCGGATCGAGGACGTCGGCAACGCCGACTGCTACCTCATCACGGGCTCGAACACGACCGAGAGCCACCCCGTGCTGGCGACGAAGATCAAACAGAACGTCCGGGACGGCGCGGACCTGTTCGTCTTCGAACCGCGGCGGATCGAACTCGCCGAGCACGCCGACCAGTTCACGCGGACGGCGGGCGGCCACGACATCGCGTGGATCAACGGCATGATCCGCCACATCGTCGAGAACGACCTGCACGACGAGGAGTTCATCGAGGGGCGCACGAGAGGGTTCGAGGACGTAAAGGAGAAGGTCCAGGCGTTCACTCCCGACAAGGTCGAAGAGCTCACGAACGTCTCGCCGGAAGAACTCGAAAACGCCGCCGAGACGATCGCCGAGGCCGACACGTGCGTGTTCGGCTGGGCGATGGGCATCTCCCAGCACACGTACGGAACGCAGACGGTCCTCGCCCTCGCGGACCTCGCGCTCGTGACCGGCCACGTCGGCAAGCCCAACGCGGGCGTGTCGCCGTTCCGCGGACAGAACAACGTCCAGGGCGGCGGCGGTGACATGGGAGCGATCCCCGACAACCTGCCGGGCTATCAGGACGTCACCGACGACGACGTACTCGACCGGTTCGAGGAGGTGTGGGGCGTCCGACCGCCGGACGAGCCGGGTCTTCGCGTCACGGAGGTGTTCGACGAAATCGACGAGGGGAACGTTCACGGGATGTACATCATCGGGGAGAACCCGGCGATCTCCGAACCCGACGTGACGAACGCGCGAGAGAGCCTGCAAGAGCTCGACTTCCTCGTCGTACAGGACATCTTCGTGACGGAAACCGCGGAGTACGCCGACGTGATCCTGCCCGCGGCGACGTTCACCGAGAAGTACGGGACCGTCACGAACACCGAACGACGCGTGCAACTGGTCCGCCCGGCGGTCGAGCCGCCGGGGGAAGCGCGAGCCGACTGGAAGATCCTGCAGGACCTCGCCCGGCGAATGGGCTTCGACTGGCAGTACGACTCGCCGACCGACATCATGGACGAAGTCAACGAGTTGACGCCGATCTACGGCGGCATCACCCACGAGCGGCTGGAGGAGAAAGGCGACGGGTTGCAGTGGCCCTGTCCGGACGAGGACCATCCCGGGACGCCGTACCTCTACGAGGACGAGTTCAACTTCGAGGACGGGAAGGCGCGGTTCGTTCCCGCCGACCTGGGCGACCCCACGGAACTGCCCGGCGACGAGTTCCCCATCGCGCTCACGTCGGGACGCGTGTTGTACCACTGGCACACCGGACAGCTCACGCGACGGAGCGAAGGGCTGATGGGTCACGTCGGCGAGAGCTACGCGGAGATCCACCCGCAGACGGCCGGCCAGATCGGCGTCGCCGACGGCGAGTACGTCGAGGTCGAGTCCAAGCGTGGATCGATCGTCGTCCGCGCGAAGGTGACCGAGCGCACGGCGCCGGGCAAGGTCTTCATCCCGATGCACTTCGCGGAGGGCGCGGTCAACGAACTCACCCAGGAGAAACTCGATCCGATCAGTCGCATTCCGGACTACAAGCTCGCGAGCGTGCGGGTCAGTCCGATGGGGCCCGACCCCGATACCGAGCCGATCGGTGCGCCGGGCGAGTCGCGGCCGAGAACGCCCTCGGACGACGACTGA
- a CDS encoding cobyrinic acid a,c-diamide synthase, which translates to MNGFVLGGVSSGVGKTVATLAVLQALEDAGYDVQPAKAGPDFIDPSHHEAVAGRPSRTLDLWLCGEDGLRRNYRRGEGDVCVVEGVMGLYDGDGSSTAMVAEALDLPAVLVVDASAGMESVAATALGFREYARRIGRDVEVVGIVAQRAHGGRHEQGIRDALPDDLEYFGRIPPNDDLEIPDRHLGLEMGAEAALPREALREAAETLEGERLASVASEPPAVESTGRASDPEPVDARIAVASDAAFCFRYPATIERFRERADLVTFSPVAGDPVPDCDGVYLPGGYPELHADELEAAGTLAELGERASDGLPVLGECGGLMAMSRSLTTADGERSEMAAILPADVSVHDRYQALDHVELEAVDGTLTATAGETIRGHEFHYSSADVDGDARFAFETVRGDGIDGEHDGLTEYDSLGTYAHVHPESGAFDRFLEALSS; encoded by the coding sequence ATGAACGGGTTCGTCCTCGGCGGCGTCAGCTCCGGCGTCGGGAAGACCGTCGCGACGCTCGCAGTTCTCCAGGCCCTCGAGGACGCCGGCTACGACGTCCAGCCCGCGAAGGCGGGGCCGGACTTCATCGACCCGAGCCACCACGAGGCGGTCGCGGGGCGGCCCTCTCGCACCCTCGATCTGTGGCTCTGCGGGGAGGACGGCCTTCGGCGCAACTACCGCCGCGGCGAGGGCGACGTCTGCGTCGTCGAGGGCGTCATGGGACTGTACGACGGCGACGGCTCGAGCACCGCGATGGTCGCCGAAGCGCTCGACCTGCCGGCGGTCCTCGTCGTCGACGCGAGCGCGGGGATGGAGAGCGTCGCGGCGACGGCGCTCGGCTTCCGCGAGTACGCCCGCCGAATCGGCCGCGACGTCGAAGTTGTCGGAATCGTCGCCCAGCGCGCCCACGGCGGTCGCCACGAGCAAGGGATCCGAGACGCGTTGCCCGACGACCTCGAGTACTTCGGGCGGATTCCGCCGAACGACGACCTCGAGATTCCCGACCGCCACCTCGGCCTCGAGATGGGCGCGGAGGCGGCGCTGCCCCGAGAGGCGCTGCGGGAGGCGGCCGAGACGCTCGAGGGCGAGCGACTGGCGTCGGTGGCGAGCGAGCCGCCGGCCGTCGAGTCGACCGGACGGGCGTCGGATCCGGAGCCGGTCGACGCCCGGATCGCCGTCGCCAGCGACGCGGCCTTCTGCTTCCGGTATCCGGCCACGATCGAGCGCTTCCGAGAGCGGGCCGACCTCGTGACGTTCTCGCCGGTCGCGGGCGATCCGGTCCCTGACTGCGACGGCGTCTACCTCCCCGGCGGCTACCCCGAACTGCACGCCGACGAACTCGAGGCCGCCGGCACGCTCGCGGAACTCGGCGAGCGCGCGAGCGACGGCCTGCCGGTGCTCGGCGAGTGCGGCGGCCTGATGGCGATGAGCCGGTCGCTGACGACCGCCGACGGCGAGCGCAGCGAGATGGCCGCCATTTTGCCGGCGGACGTGTCCGTGCACGACCGCTACCAGGCGCTCGATCACGTCGAACTCGAGGCCGTCGACGGGACGCTCACCGCAACCGCCGGCGAGACGATTCGAGGGCACGAGTTCCACTACTCGAGCGCCGACGTCGACGGCGACGCCCGCTTCGCCTTCGAGACGGTTCGGGGCGACGGCATCGACGGCGAGCACGACGGCCTTACCGAGTACGACTCGCTCGGCACCTACGCCCACGTCCACCCCGAGAGCGGAGCGTTCGATCGGTTCCTCGAGGCGCTCTCCTCCTGA
- the cbiT gene encoding precorrin-6Y C5,15-methyltransferase (decarboxylating) subunit CbiT — protein MPPIALPHDAKAGPTKPEVRAVVLSKLALAEDDHFAEVGSCTGAVTIEAARRAGRVTALERKAERLETTEQNLAANEGAVRADVELRNAEAPEGLPEDADALFLGGSRNFEAVLDRAAETGVDRIVMNVSRLEVAGRATEAFRERDLLEEVVQFQVSHGYELAGATSFNSDNPVYMLVGSATDNDADGDDGKRVAADGGGSQR, from the coding sequence ATGCCACCCATCGCGCTGCCACACGACGCGAAGGCGGGACCGACCAAGCCGGAGGTCCGCGCCGTCGTCCTCTCGAAGCTCGCGCTCGCCGAGGACGATCACTTCGCGGAGGTCGGCTCCTGTACGGGGGCCGTCACGATCGAGGCCGCACGGAGAGCCGGGCGGGTAACCGCGCTCGAGCGGAAAGCCGAACGGCTCGAGACGACGGAACAGAACCTCGCGGCGAACGAGGGAGCGGTTCGTGCCGACGTCGAGTTGCGCAACGCGGAAGCGCCCGAGGGGCTGCCCGAGGACGCCGACGCGCTCTTTCTCGGCGGCAGCCGGAACTTCGAAGCCGTGCTCGATCGCGCGGCCGAGACGGGCGTCGACCGCATCGTGATGAACGTCTCGCGCCTCGAGGTCGCCGGCCGGGCGACCGAGGCGTTCCGGGAGCGCGACCTGCTCGAGGAAGTCGTGCAGTTCCAGGTGAGCCACGGCTACGAGCTCGCCGGCGCGACGAGTTTCAACTCGGACAACCCGGTCTACATGCTGGTCGGCAGCGCGACCGACAACGACGCGGACGGAGACGACGGAAAGCGGGTCGCCGCCGACGGTGGGGGATCGCAGCGATGA
- a CDS encoding cobalt-factor II C(20)-methyltransferase, with product MTLYGVGLGPGEADLVTVRGKRVLEECDVVYSPGRLSRSVALEHVSEERIGDLDFPMTKDEEKLRAAWKEAAAEIAPNARDGDVAFVTLGDPNVYSTFGHLRRTIDAFHPDVELEIVPGVSAVTAFATALGVEIEAGAGLSLREAAAGASPTGPDRMILFKVTDAPATHEGLVDAGYEVTYGRRLFMEQGETVVTDDPEEIDERDYYTLAYAEKADLEIERATAAFAREAGADETGESSSEAEATGTEPVADGGDREVEELERAEGCEHGDCGGH from the coding sequence ATGACGCTCTACGGCGTCGGACTCGGTCCCGGCGAGGCCGACCTCGTGACCGTCCGCGGGAAGCGAGTGCTCGAGGAGTGCGACGTGGTCTACTCCCCCGGCCGACTCTCGCGGTCCGTCGCGCTCGAGCACGTTTCCGAGGAGCGGATCGGCGACCTGGACTTCCCGATGACGAAAGACGAGGAGAAGCTTCGAGCGGCGTGGAAGGAGGCCGCGGCGGAGATCGCGCCGAACGCGCGCGACGGCGACGTCGCCTTCGTCACGCTCGGCGATCCGAACGTCTACTCGACGTTCGGTCACCTGCGCCGGACGATCGACGCCTTCCACCCCGACGTCGAGCTGGAGATCGTCCCCGGCGTCAGCGCGGTGACGGCCTTCGCGACCGCGCTGGGCGTCGAGATCGAGGCCGGTGCGGGGCTCTCGCTCCGGGAGGCCGCCGCGGGGGCCAGTCCCACGGGGCCGGACCGAATGATCCTGTTCAAAGTCACCGACGCGCCGGCGACCCACGAGGGGCTCGTCGACGCGGGCTACGAGGTGACCTACGGCCGGCGGCTGTTCATGGAGCAGGGCGAGACGGTCGTTACCGACGACCCGGAGGAGATCGACGAGCGCGACTACTACACGCTCGCCTACGCCGAGAAGGCGGACCTCGAGATCGAGCGGGCGACGGCTGCCTTTGCGCGGGAAGCCGGCGCTGACGAGACCGGTGAGTCCTCGAGCGAGGCGGAGGCGACGGGAACCGAGCCGGTCGCCGACGGGGGCGACCGAGAGGTCGAGGAACTCGAGCGCGCCGAGGGCTGCGAACACGGCGACTGCGGAGGGCACTGA
- a CDS encoding cobalt-precorrin-4/precorrin-4 C(11)-methyltransferase produces the protein MTEPDSNDAETNGDPQKAIDAQGDRRREELDDRIFEHGAGDEQEGIPFVGAGPGDPRLLTVAGKELLADADLVVHAGSLVNSELLDAYCGHAELVNSVGKDLEELIPLMRDAYEEGRNVVRLHSGDPAIYGAALEQMDALEHEGVPTYFVPGVTSAFAASATLRTQLTLNEVSNHVAFTRPQGKTLSPEEDHVSDFVEMGDVTTCIYLGTHAVRDTMDRLLEDGHDPETPVAVVYHASWPDEDVIIGSVGDIADKVEEAGYRASALVVIGDAVTGAGYERSYLYGDWANRGSSSSETTSEPEASDD, from the coding sequence ATGACGGAACCGGACTCGAACGATGCCGAGACGAACGGCGATCCGCAGAAGGCGATCGACGCGCAAGGAGACCGCCGCCGGGAGGAACTGGACGATCGGATCTTCGAGCACGGCGCCGGCGACGAACAGGAGGGGATCCCCTTCGTCGGCGCCGGTCCCGGCGACCCGCGGCTGCTGACGGTGGCCGGGAAGGAACTGCTCGCGGACGCCGACCTCGTCGTCCACGCGGGCTCGCTGGTCAACAGCGAACTCTTGGACGCGTACTGCGGCCACGCGGAGCTCGTGAACTCGGTCGGCAAGGACCTCGAGGAGCTGATCCCGCTCATGCGGGACGCGTACGAAGAGGGACGGAACGTCGTTCGGCTCCACAGCGGCGACCCCGCGATCTACGGGGCGGCGCTCGAGCAGATGGACGCGCTCGAGCACGAGGGCGTGCCGACCTACTTCGTGCCGGGCGTCACCTCCGCCTTCGCCGCGAGCGCGACGCTGCGGACGCAGCTGACGCTCAATGAGGTCTCGAACCACGTCGCGTTCACCCGGCCGCAGGGCAAGACCCTGAGCCCGGAGGAGGACCACGTCTCCGACTTCGTCGAGATGGGCGACGTGACGACCTGCATCTACCTCGGGACCCACGCGGTCCGGGACACGATGGATCGCCTGCTCGAGGACGGCCACGACCCCGAGACGCCGGTCGCGGTCGTCTACCACGCGTCCTGGCCGGACGAGGACGTCATTATCGGCTCAGTTGGCGACATCGCGGACAAAGTCGAGGAGGCAGGATACCGGGCGTCGGCACTCGTCGTGATCGGCGACGCCGTGACCGGCGCGGGCTACGAGCGATCCTACCTCTACGGCGACTGGGCCAATCGAGGTTCGTCGTCGTCGGAGACCACGAGCGAACCGGAGGCGAGCGATGACTGA
- the cbiG gene encoding cobalt-precorrin 5A hydrolase produces the protein MSSGSKNTDGTGDSSTDSGGHCSTPDSDGEVAEEIAIVSFGRKMDTAEEIKAEIGDRYESIEILEYHGDVFEEHWGEYDCFIGLMASGIAMRKTAHLLDDKWEDPAICVVDEELTWAIPITGGHHGANQVAQDLATMGAVPAMTTASEAAGKQGVESRAKAMDAHVVNGESTVKTNLAVLDDDLGPVARVDGPKAVLVGDDVTVLKRNTDDGVVLGTGSVSGASKESFLAAWEEALEQTEYDVSDVEFVGTATRKEKEEGLLEAAQELDLGVVVFDKETLLEHEGPTPSKSKELIGWPGVSEASAIAGGREQELVLEKISYEDEVTAAIGR, from the coding sequence ATGAGTTCAGGAAGCAAGAACACGGACGGCACAGGCGACTCGAGTACGGACTCCGGCGGCCACTGCTCTACGCCCGATTCGGACGGCGAAGTCGCGGAGGAGATCGCGATCGTCTCCTTCGGGCGGAAGATGGACACCGCCGAGGAGATCAAGGCAGAGATCGGCGACCGCTACGAGTCGATCGAGATCCTCGAGTACCACGGCGACGTCTTCGAGGAGCACTGGGGCGAGTACGACTGCTTTATCGGCCTGATGGCCTCCGGGATCGCGATGCGCAAGACGGCCCACCTGCTCGACGACAAGTGGGAGGACCCCGCGATCTGCGTCGTCGACGAGGAGCTGACGTGGGCCATCCCGATCACTGGCGGTCACCACGGCGCCAACCAGGTCGCGCAGGACCTGGCGACGATGGGCGCCGTACCGGCGATGACCACCGCGAGCGAGGCCGCGGGAAAGCAGGGCGTCGAGTCCCGCGCGAAGGCGATGGACGCCCACGTCGTCAACGGCGAGTCGACGGTCAAGACGAACCTCGCCGTGCTGGACGACGACCTCGGTCCGGTGGCCCGAGTCGACGGCCCGAAAGCGGTGCTCGTCGGCGACGACGTCACCGTCCTCAAGCGGAACACGGACGACGGCGTCGTGCTCGGCACCGGCAGCGTCTCCGGCGCGAGCAAGGAGTCGTTCCTCGCCGCGTGGGAGGAAGCGCTCGAGCAGACCGAGTACGACGTCTCGGACGTCGAGTTCGTCGGGACCGCAACGCGGAAGGAAAAGGAGGAAGGGCTGCTCGAGGCCGCCCAAGAGCTCGACCTCGGCGTCGTCGTCTTCGACAAGGAGACGCTGCTCGAACACGAGGGGCCGACGCCCTCGAAGTCGAAGGAACTGATCGGCTGGCCGGGCGTCTCCGAAGCCTCCGCGATTGCGGGCGGACGCGAGCAGGAACTGGTGCTCGAGAAGATCAGCTACGAAGACGAAGTCACGGCGGCGATCGGCCGATGA
- a CDS encoding precorrin-3B C(17)-methyltransferase has protein sequence MSSDVDPATAEADADANAETEANATAAGTPDEHGTLYVVGIGPGLPDQMTKRAKAVIESADVVIASSLYQTFLRDDGTLPPEERTDEDGIATREDGFEQEIVRSTMGRQIELARAAFDYVREGKDVAHVSGGDPSVYGKSDLIFKMAEEEDATDVPIEIVPGLTAALGGAANVGAPLCNDFCTVSLSDKWRGWDEIEEKLRAAAISDFVIVLYNCWRNYERAVEIVREERTDDALVAIVNDAGRADAGRNGEGEFITTLGEAADHDDKVSGMGTSLIIGNHETETWSNDDRTYLVTPRGGRDVDDF, from the coding sequence ATGAGTTCGGACGTCGATCCTGCGACCGCGGAGGCGGACGCAGACGCGAACGCGGAGACGGAGGCGAACGCAACAGCCGCCGGAACCCCCGACGAACACGGCACCCTCTACGTCGTCGGCATCGGCCCCGGTCTGCCGGATCAGATGACGAAGCGAGCGAAGGCGGTCATCGAGTCCGCCGACGTGGTCATCGCCTCGAGCCTCTACCAGACGTTCCTTCGGGACGACGGCACCCTTCCGCCGGAGGAGCGAACGGACGAGGACGGAATCGCCACCCGCGAGGATGGTTTCGAACAGGAGATCGTCCGCTCGACGATGGGACGACAGATAGAACTCGCTCGAGCGGCGTTCGACTACGTCCGCGAGGGGAAAGACGTCGCCCACGTCTCGGGTGGCGATCCCTCCGTCTACGGCAAGTCGGACCTCATCTTCAAGATGGCCGAGGAGGAGGACGCGACGGACGTTCCGATCGAGATCGTTCCCGGCCTGACCGCGGCGCTGGGCGGCGCGGCGAACGTCGGCGCGCCGCTGTGCAACGACTTCTGTACCGTCTCGCTGTCGGACAAGTGGCGCGGCTGGGACGAGATCGAAGAGAAGCTTCGCGCGGCGGCGATCTCGGACTTCGTGATCGTCCTCTACAACTGCTGGCGCAACTACGAGCGGGCCGTCGAGATCGTCCGCGAGGAGCGAACCGACGACGCCCTCGTGGCGATCGTCAACGACGCCGGCCGCGCCGACGCCGGCCGCAACGGCGAGGGCGAGTTCATCACCACCCTCGGCGAGGCCGCCGACCACGACGACAAGGTGTCGGGGATGGGCACCTCGCTGATCATCGGCAACCACGAGACCGAGACCTGGAGCAACGACGACCGAACGTACCTCGTCACCCCGCGCGGCGGGCGTGACGTCGACGACTTCTAA
- the cobJ gene encoding precorrin-3B C(17)-methyltransferase, protein MSTDTNADADAESTSKCGASTTESDADASSSGSKCGASSSTTDDSSSTCGASSNSSSSSSSTCGASSSSSNDSSGNEREVGATVADFDADPGRLTAVGLGPGHPEGMTERAKTALLEAEHVVGYTTYIELIPNEITKAADELYDTPMCGEVSRTEEAIDRTLAGNDVAIVGSGDPNVYALAGLALEILESKGATASMVDFDVVPGVPAAQSCAARLGAPLVNDTVSVSLSDHLVPMPEIESRLHAVASENFTITIYNPWSRKRRENFEKCCEILLTHRDKGTPVGIVHGAGREDEQVMITELGELEELGESEIIDMTTTIVVGTEDTYVWDDRMVTPRGYETKYDY, encoded by the coding sequence ATGAGCACGGACACCAACGCAGACGCTGACGCCGAATCGACATCGAAATGCGGTGCGTCGACGACCGAGAGCGACGCGGACGCCTCGTCCTCGGGTTCGAAGTGCGGTGCATCCTCGAGTACCACGGACGACTCGAGTAGCACGTGCGGCGCCTCGAGTAACTCGTCTTCGTCCTCCTCGAGCACCTGTGGCGCTTCGTCCTCGAGTTCGAACGACTCGAGCGGCAACGAGCGGGAGGTCGGCGCAACCGTCGCGGACTTCGACGCCGACCCCGGCCGGCTGACCGCGGTCGGACTCGGTCCCGGCCACCCCGAGGGAATGACCGAACGCGCAAAGACGGCGCTGCTCGAGGCCGAGCACGTCGTCGGCTACACGACCTACATCGAACTCATTCCGAACGAGATCACGAAGGCGGCCGACGAGCTCTACGACACGCCGATGTGCGGCGAGGTCTCCCGCACGGAGGAGGCGATCGATCGCACGCTGGCGGGCAACGACGTGGCGATCGTCGGCAGCGGCGACCCGAACGTCTACGCGCTCGCCGGACTGGCGCTCGAGATCTTAGAGTCCAAGGGTGCGACGGCATCGATGGTCGACTTCGACGTCGTGCCGGGCGTCCCCGCGGCCCAGTCCTGCGCGGCGCGACTCGGCGCGCCGTTGGTGAACGACACCGTCTCGGTCTCGCTGTCGGACCACCTCGTGCCGATGCCCGAGATCGAGTCCCGGCTCCACGCGGTCGCGAGCGAGAACTTCACGATCACGATCTACAACCCGTGGAGCCGCAAGCGCCGAGAGAACTTCGAGAAGTGCTGCGAGATCCTCCTCACCCATCGGGACAAGGGGACGCCGGTCGGCATCGTCCACGGCGCCGGCCGCGAGGACGAGCAGGTGATGATCACCGAACTCGGCGAACTCGAGGAGCTGGGCGAGAGCGAAATTATCGACATGACGACGACGATCGTCGTCGGCACCGAGGACACCTACGTCTGGGACGACCGGATGGTGACGCCGCGGGGCTACGAGACGAAGTACGACTACTGA
- a CDS encoding ferredoxin, with the protein MPQYQITVEKDACDGIFACLTRDPRFVEGEDGLATIDPDADPVYDCEGAVTDTEERVVATFDDDRVDEAKQAAAACPTDAIIVEEVSE; encoded by the coding sequence ATGCCACAGTACCAGATCACCGTCGAGAAGGACGCCTGCGACGGCATCTTCGCCTGCCTGACCCGCGATCCGAGGTTCGTCGAGGGCGAGGACGGCCTCGCGACGATCGATCCGGACGCGGACCCCGTCTACGACTGCGAGGGAGCGGTAACCGACACCGAAGAGCGCGTCGTCGCGACGTTCGACGACGACCGCGTCGACGAGGCCAAACAGGCCGCCGCGGCCTGTCCGACGGATGCGATTATCGTCGAGGAGGTGAGCGAATGA